GAACAACCAGCTCTCGGACTTTATGACCGCGCCGGTGCAGGCCTCACAGGCGGCGTTTGATGACAGCTTTAACGCCTGGCAGCAGGACATTAACCAGTTTGTGCAGCGCGCAGGGGAGAGCAGCCGTACGAGCTACCACATGTCCGGCGTGATTTTTACCGTGGTGGTGATTCTGGCGGCGCTGCTGACCGGTGCCGCGCTGCTCTGGTCGCGCAGGATGATTGTTCAGCCGCTGGCCATTATCAGTAGCCACTTCGACAGTATCGCGAAGGGGGATCTGGCGCGTCCGGTGGCGGTGTACGGTAAGAACGAAATCTCAGCGATCTTTGCCAGCCTGAAGGCCATGCAGGGATCGCTGCGGGAAACGGTCTCCGATGTGCGTCAGGGCAGCTATGCCATGCACACCGGGATCTCAGAGATTGCGGCAGGCAATAACGATCTCTCTTCCCGCACTGAGCAGCAGGCGGCTTCGCTGGCACAGACGGCGGCCAGCATGGAACAGCTGACCGCGACGGTAAGCCAGAACGCCGATAACGCCCGTCAGGCGTCTGACCTGTCGAAACAGGCGGCAATGACGGCGAAGAAGGGGGGCGACCAGGCGTCTCATGTGGCCAGCACCATGCAGGATATTGCCGCCAGTTCGCAGAAAATTGGCGACATCATCAGCGTGATTGACGGTATTGCCTTCCAGACCAACATCCTGGCGCTGAACGCGGCTGTGGAAGCGGCGCGTGCCGGTGAGCAGGGGCGTGGGTTTGCGGTGGTGGCGGGTGAAGTCCGTAACCTGGCGAGCCGCAGCGCCAACGCGGCGAAAGAGATCAAGGGGCTGATTGAAGAGTCCGTCTCCCGCGTTCAGCAAGGCTCCGCCCTGGTGGATACGGCGGCGAAAACCATGCACGAGATTGTCACCTCCGTGACGCGGGTGAACGACATCATGGGTGAAATTGCCTCGGCGTCTGATGAGCAGCGTCGCGGGATTGAGCAGGTGGCCCAGGCGGTAAGCCAGATGGACCAGGTCACGCAGCAGAACGCCTCGTTAGTGGAGGAAGCGGCAGCGGCAACCGATCAGCTGGCCAGTCAGGCCGATCATCTGACCGGGCTGGTCGCGGTATTTAATGTCAAAGAGCACGTTGAAGCAGTAACAGAAGTCGGGCGGTCGCAGGCCGTGCCAGTTGTATCCTGAATGTAATTAAGAAGGCGCTATGACATCACCAATGCCCCCAGGGCAAACGTCATTATTGTTGCAGATGACACAGCGCCTCGCGCTGTCCGACGCGCATTTTCGTCGGATATGTCAGTTAATTTACCAGCGTGCAGGGATCGTGCTTGCTGACCATAAGCGAGACATGGTCTACAACCGTCTGGTACGGCGCTTGCGTACGCTGGGGCTGGATGATTTTGGTCGCTACCTGAGCATGCTCGAAGCGAATCAGAACAGCGCCGAGTGGCAGGCTTTTATCAACTCGTTAACCACCAACCTGACGGCCTTTTTCCGTGAAGCTCATCACTTCCCGGTGCTGGCAGAGCACGCCCGTCGCCGCAGTGGGGAGTATCGCGTCTGGAGTGCGGCGGCCTCGACCGGTGAAGAGCCGTACTCGCTGGCGATCACCCTTGCCGATACCCTGGGAATGGCGCCGGGACGCTGGAAAGTGTACGCCAGCGATATTGATACCGAAGTGCTGGAGAAGGCGCGTAACGGCGTGTATCGCCAGGATGAACTGAAGACGCTGTCGCCTCAGCAGTTACAGCGTTATTTCATGCGCGGTACCGGCCCGCATGAAGGGCTGGTGCGCGTGCGTCAGGAGCTGGCGAACTGTGTTGAATTCGCGCCGGTTAACCTGCTGGATAAGCAGTACAACGTGCCGGGGCCGTTCGACGCCATTTTCTGCCGTAACGTCATGATCTATTTTGATAAAACGACGCAACAGGACATTCTGCGTCGGTTTGTTCCGTTGCTCAAGCCTGACGGTTTACTGTTTGCCGGGCACTCGGAAAACTTCAGCAACCTCGTGCGTGAGTTTAGCCTGCGTGGGCAAACGGTATATGCGCTGAGTAAGGAAAAAGCATGAGTAAAATCAGGGTATTGTCTGTCGATGATTCGGCGCTGATGCGCCAGATCATGACTGAAATCATCAATAGCCACAGCGACATGGAGATGGTCGCTACCGCGCCGGATCCGCTGGTAGCGCGGGATTTAATTAAAAAATATAACCCCGACGTGCTGACGCTGGATGTCGAGATGCCGCGCATGGATGGCATAGATTTCCTTGAGAAGTTGATGCGTTTGCGTCCGATGCCGGTGGTGATGGTTTCATCCCTGACCGGGAAAGGTTCGGAAATCACCCTGCGTGCGCTGGAGCTGGGGGCGGTGGATTTCGTCACCAAACCCCAGCTTGGCATTCGTGAAGGCATGCTGGCGTACAGCGAAATGATCGCCGAGAAGATCCGCACCGCGTCGCGCGCCAAACTCGCCGCTCACACGCCAACGGCTGTTCCGGCAACGTTGAAGGCGGGGCCGTTACTCAGCTCGGAAAAACTACTGGTGATTGGCGCATCAACCGGAGGAACAGAGGCAATTCGCCATGTACTCCAGCCATTGCCGCTTTCCAGTCCGGGTATTCTGATCACTCAGCATATGCCGCCAGGTTTTACCCGCTCGTTCGCGGAGCGTCTGAACAAGCTGTGCCAGATCAGCGTGAAAGAGGCGGAAGATGGCGAGCGTGTACTCCCGGGGCATGCCTATATCGCACCGGGCGATAAGCATATGGAGCTGGCGCGCAGCGGCGCTAACTATCAAATCAAAATTCATGACGGGCCGCCGGTTAACCGGCACCGTCCGTCGGTGGATGTGCTGTTTCATTCGGTGGCGAAACATGCGGGGCGCAACGCCGTTGGGGTGATCCTGACGGGGATGGGCAACGATGGTGCCGCCGGAATGCTTGCAATGCACCAGGCTGGCGCCTGGACGATTGCGCAGAATGAAGCAAGTTGTGTGGTGTTCGGCATGCCGCGCGAAGCCATCAATATGGGTGGCGTGAGCGAAGTGGTCGATCTTAGCCAGGTGAGCCAGCAGATGCTGGCGAAAATCAGTGCCGGACAGGCAATACGTATTTGACTCAGGAGTATTATTTTATGGCGGATAAAGAGCTTAAGTTTTTGGTTGTGGATGACTTTTCCACCATGCGTCGCATCGTGCGCAACCTGCTGAAAGAGTTGGGCTTCAACAACGTTGAAGAAGCAGAAGACGGCGTGGATGCGCTGAACAAACTGCAGGCGGGCGGGTTTGGTTTTGTTATCTCTGACTGGAACATGCCGAACATGGATGGTCTGGAACTGCTGAAAACCATCCGCGCGGACGCGGGCATGGCTTCAATGCCGGTGCTGATGGTGACCGCAGAAGCGAAAAAAGAGAACATCATTGCCGCGGCACAGGCGGGCGCAAGCGGCTATGTGGTGAAACCTTTCACCGCGGCGACCCTGGAAGAGAAGCTCGGTAAGATCTTCGAGAAACTCGGCATGTGAGGTGTTGGTTATGATGCAACCTGCTATGAAACCCGTTGAAGAACATTCGCCCAGCGATATCATTGCCCGCATCGGCAGCCTGACACGCATGCTGCGTGACAGCCTGCGTGAACTGGGGCTGGACCAGGCTATCGCAGAAGCGGCGGAAGCAATTCCTGACGCGCGTGACCGTCTGGACTATGTTGTGCAGATGACCGCGCAAGCGGCTGAACGTGCGCTGAACAGCGTTGAAGCGTCACAACCGCACCAGGATGCGATGGAAAAGGGCGCGAAGGCGCTGACCAAACGCTGGGATGAGTGGTTTGAGAACCCTATCGAGCTGGCGGATGCCCGCGAGCTGGTGACGGATACCCGTCAGTTCCTGGGTGATGTACCGGGCCACACCAGCTTTACCAACGCTCAGCTGCTGGACATCATGATGGCGCAGGATTTCCAGGACCTGACCGGTCAGGTTATCAAGCGCATGATGGATGTCATTCAGGAGATTGAACGTCAGCTGCTGATGGTGCTGCTCGAGAACATCCCGGAACCGGCTGCACGTCCGAAACGCGAGAACGAAAGCCTGCTCAATGGCCCACAACTCGACGCCACCAAAGCGGGCGTGGTGGCAAGCCAGGATCAGGTAGACGACCTGCTGGACAGCCTCGGCTTCTGATACGCCTTTCCGCCTCAGGGGCTCATGCACCTGAGGCGGTTAACGCAGAATCACCGAAAAGAGCCCGAATAAACGGGCTTTTCCCGCCATTGGATTTCCGCTGCGCTGGCATGATACCCGTGACTTAACAGGCCGGGCATGCACTGTGGCAGAAGAGAACGACGACAAAACAGAAGCCCCCACACCCCACCGACTTGAAAAAGCGCGTGAGGAAGGGCAGATCCCCCGATCCCGAGAGCTGACATCCCTGCTGATCCTTATTGTGGGTGTGTGCATCATCTGGTGGGGTGGGGAGTCGCTCGCCCGAAAACTGGCGGGGATGCTCTCTGCCGGCTTACGTTTCGACCACAGTATGGTCAACGACCCAAACCTTATCCTCAGCCAGATTATTCAGCTTATTAAAGGGGCCATGGTCGCGCTGCTGCCCCTCATTACCGGGGTTGTGCTGGTTGCGCTGATCTCGCCGGTGATGCTCGGCGGCCTGGTCTTCAGCACCAAATCGCTGCAACCGAAATTTTCCAAACTGAACCCGCTGTCGGGCATCGCGAAAATGTTCTCCGCCCAGACCGGGGCAGAACTGCTTAAAGCCATTCTCAAAGCGGCGCTGATGGGCAGTGCTGCGGGATTTTACCTCTGGCATAACTGGCCGGAAATGATGCGGCTTATCAGCGAATCTCCTCTTACCGCGATGAGCAATGCGCTGAATCTGGTCGGACTCTGTGCGCTGCTGGTGGTCCTCAGCATCATCCCGATGGTGGGATTCGACGTTATCTTCCAGCTGTATAGCCACTTCAAAAAACTGCGCATGTCGCGCCAGGATATCCGCGACGAATATAAGCAGATGGAGGGTGACCCGCACGTGAAAGGGCGTATCCGCCAGATGCAGCGCGCCGCCGCCCGTCGACGGATGATGGAAGATGTGCCGAAAGCCGACGTTATCGTCACCAACCCGACCCACTATTCCGTTGCGCTGCAGTATGACGAGAACAAAATGAGCGCGCCGAAAGTGGTGGCGAAGGGGGCGGGCTTAATCGCCCTGCGCATCCGCGAGATTGGCACGGAAAACCGGGTGCCAATACTGGAAGCACCGCCGCTGGCGCGAGCGTTGTACCGCCACGCTGAAATTGGACAACAGATCCCAGGACAACTCTACGCCGCCGTGGCGGAAGTACTGGCCTGGGTATGGCAGTTGAAACGCTGGCGTCTGGCCGGCGGTCAACGACCTGTGAAACCTGAGAACCTTCCGGTGCCTGCTGCGCTGGATTTTATGAACGAGAAGGACACTGATGGCTAATCTGGTGGCAATGTTGCGCCTGCCCGGCAACCTGAAATCGACCCAATGGCAGATCCTTGCCGGGCCGATCCTCATCCTGCTAATCCTGTCGATGATGGTATTGCCGCTGCCGGCATTCATCCTCGATCTGCTTTTCACTTTCAACATTGCGTTGTCCATTATGGTGCTGCTGGTGGCGATGTTCACCCAGCGTACCCTTGAGTTCGCGGCGTTCCCGACCATTCTGCTGTTTACCACCTTGCTGCGACTGGCGCTGAACGTGGCGTCCACGCGTATCATCCTGATGGAAGGGCATACCGGTGCGGCAGCGGCCGGTAAAGTGGTCGAGGCGTTCGGCCACTTCCTCGTGGGCGGTAACTTTGCCATCGGCATCGTGGTGTTCGTCATCCTCGTTATCATCAACTTTATGGTTATCACTAAAGGTGCGGGGCGTATCGCGGAAGTTGGCGCGCGCTTTGTGCTGGACGGGATGCCAGGTAAGCAGATGGCGATCGACGCCGACCTCAACGCCGGACTCATCGCGGAAGATGAAGCGAAAAAACGCCGTGCGGAAGTGACCCAGGAAGCGGACTTCTACGGCTCGATGGACGGTGCGAGTAAGTTTGTGCGTGGTGATGCCATCGCGGGCATTCTCATCATGGTGATTAACGTGGTGGGCGGCCTGCTGGTGGGTGTTCTGCAGCATGGCATGGACATGGGACACGCGGCGGAAAGCTATACGCTGCTGACCATCGGTGACGGTCTGGTGGCCCAGATCCCGGCGCTGGTGATTTCGACCGCCGCGGGCGTGATCGTCACCCGCGTCAGTACCGATCAGGACGTTGGTGAGCAGATGGTCGGGCAGCTGTTCAGCAACCCGCGCGTCATGCTGCTGGCGGCGGCGGTGCTGGGTCTGCTCGGTCTGGTGCCGGGCATGCCGAACCTGGTGTTCCTGCTGTTCACGGCGGCGCTGCTGGGCCTGGCCTGGTGGATGCGTGGCCGCGAAATGAAACCGGCGGCAGAACCTGTGCCGGTTAAAATGCCGGAGAACACGCAGGCCGTGGAAGCCACCTGGAACGACGTTCAACTGGAAGATTCCCTGGGGATGGAAGTGGGTTACCGTCTGATCCCGATGGTCGATTTCCAGCAGGATGGCGAGCTGCTTGGCCGCATTCGCAGTATCCGTAAAAAATTCGCTCAGGATATGGGCTTCCTGCCGCCGGTTGTGCACATCCGCGACAACATGGATCTTCCGCCAGCACGCTACCGTATTCTGATGAAAGGGGTAGAGATTGGCAGCGGTGATGCGTATCCGGGGCGCTGGCTGGCGATTAACCCGGGCACAGCCGCCGGTACGCTGCCGGGTGAACAGACTATCGATCCCGCGTTTGGTCTGGCCGCTATCTGGATTGAAAGCGCGCTGAAAGAGCAGGCACAAATTCAGGGGTATACCGTGGTGGAAGCCAGTACCGTGGTGGCCACCCATCTTAACCACCTGATTGGGCAGTTCTCAGCAGAACTGTTTGGCCGCCAGGAAGCTCAGCAGTTGCTTGACCGCGTGAGCCAGGAGATGCCGAAGCTGACGGAAGATCTGGTGCCGGGCGTGCTGACGTTGACCACGCTGCATAAGGTGCTGCAAAACCTGCTTGATGAAAAAGTGCCGATCCGCGATATGCGCACCATTCTGGAAACCCTCGCCGAGCATGCGCCGCTGCAAAGCGATCCGCACGAACTGACGGCGGTGGTGCGTGTGGCGCTGGGCCGCGCAATCACGCAGCAGTGGTTCCCGGGCACCGGTGAAGTGCAGGTGATTGGCCTTGATACACCGCTGGAACGCCTGCTGCTGCAGGCCCTGCAGGGCGGTGGCGGGCTGGAGCCAGGTCTTGCGGACCGTCTGCTGGCGCAAACTCAGGAGGCGCTGGCGCGCCAGGAGATGCTGGGGGCGCCACCGGTGCTGCTGGTTAACCATGCGCTACGTCCGCTGCTGTCACGCTTCCTGCGTCGTAGCCTGAACCAGCTGGTTGTGCTGTCGAATCTGGAGCTGTCTGATAATCGCCATATTCGTATGACGGCGACGATTGGAGGTAAATAATGCGTAAGTGGTTAATGCTCTTACTCTTCCCGCTGGTGGCGCAGGCCGCCGGAGAAGGTACCTGGCAGGCCAGCAGCATTGGCGTGACCCTCAGCAACCGTGGCGTGGCGATGTCGTCGCGCCCGCTGGCACCCTCTGAACCGGTGTCCGGTCAGATGAGCCTGGTGGTGTGGAACTACACGCTGATTGGCCCGACGCCCGCCGGGCTGCAGGTGCGTCTGTGCTCCCAGAGCCGCTGCACGGAAATCGACGGAGAGAATGGCACCACCCAGGCGTTCAACGGCGTACCTGCTGTAGAGCCTTTACGCTTTATCTGGGAGGTGCCAGGCGGCGGACGCTTGATCCCGGCGCTCAAGGTGCAGAGTAATTCCGTTATCGTTAACTACCGCTAGTTGCCCGCCTCAACGCCCGTTATCAAGGATAATGATAGCGGGCTCGCAAAAATGACCTCGCCTTTTGAAGTAAAAGAAACGCTGTTTTATAAATCAGTGACGCGCGTAATGACACTCTTTGCGTTTTTGCCAACCCCTGCGGTGTGATGGCAGAAACAGAAAGGTTTCCACAGGGCGTTAATTCTACTGTAGCCGTGTAAAAACTCCCGGATGAGGTTTGCTTACAGGGGGCTCCTAAAACTGATTAGGGTTGACGGCAATGAAAACACGAAAAATTGGACTCGCAAACTATCTTGCATACGGGGCAGGGGATTTCCTCGGCGCGGGAACCACCGCGCTGACGGCGGCCTGGCTTTTGTATTTTTATACAACCTTCTGTGGACTCACTCCGATTGAAGCAACCTTTATTTTTGCGGCGGCAAGGGTGCTGGATGCGGTGGTCAGCCCGTTAATGGGCTTTTTGACCGATAACTTTGGCACGACCTGGCTGGGCAAACGCTTTGGCCGCCGCAAGTTCTTTATTCTGCTCGGTATTCCCTGCGTCTTCAGCTACTCCCTGATGTGGGTTGGGGAGATGAGTTTCTGGTACTACCTGCTGACCTATCTGGTCTTCGATATCGTCTACACCATGATTCTGGTGCCGTATGAAACGCTGGTACCGGAAATGACCGATGACTTTAAACAGAAAACCAAATTCTCCGGTGCGCGTATTTCGATGGCGCAGATGTCCGCGATCCTGGCTTCGTTCCTGCCGGGGATCCTGCTGACCCACTTTGGGAAAGACAACGCGATTTCTTTCTTCTACGCAAGCCTGGTCTTCTCGGTGCTGTGCGCGCTGATGCTGACCTTTGTCTGGTTCTTCACCTGGGAGCGCCCGCGCGAGGAGTGGTCCGAAGCGGCCCTGCGCGCGGAAGAAGAGAAGAAAAAACTGACCCTCGGCCAGAGCCTGAACCGCCTGTTTGTGGAGTTAAGCTCGACGCTGCGCATCAAGATTTTCCGTCAGCACCTGGGCATGTACCTTGGGGGATATATCGCCCAGGACGTCTTCAACGCCGTGTTTACCTATTACGTGGTGTTTGTGTTGATGCAGGAGGCCTCAATGGCGTCAAACCTGCTGGGCACGATGGCCATCTTCCAGTTCCTCGCCGTGATTGGGATGATCCCGCTGTGCATTCGCTTTGGACCTGCCCCGTCTTACCGCATGGTGGTGGTGCTGTTTGGCCTGGCCTCTCTCTCTTACGCCGTGCTGTATTACGCCGGACTGAGCGACGTTTACGCGCTGCTGTTGCTTATCTCCGCGGTTGCCGGTCTCGGTCGCGGCGGTATCAACTATGTGCCGTGGAACACCTATACCTACATTGCTGACGTGGACGAAGTGATCACCGGCCAGCGTC
This region of Enterobacter cloacae complex sp. R_G8 genomic DNA includes:
- the flhA gene encoding flagellar biosynthesis protein FlhA, producing MANLVAMLRLPGNLKSTQWQILAGPILILLILSMMVLPLPAFILDLLFTFNIALSIMVLLVAMFTQRTLEFAAFPTILLFTTLLRLALNVASTRIILMEGHTGAAAAGKVVEAFGHFLVGGNFAIGIVVFVILVIINFMVITKGAGRIAEVGARFVLDGMPGKQMAIDADLNAGLIAEDEAKKRRAEVTQEADFYGSMDGASKFVRGDAIAGILIMVINVVGGLLVGVLQHGMDMGHAAESYTLLTIGDGLVAQIPALVISTAAGVIVTRVSTDQDVGEQMVGQLFSNPRVMLLAAAVLGLLGLVPGMPNLVFLLFTAALLGLAWWMRGREMKPAAEPVPVKMPENTQAVEATWNDVQLEDSLGMEVGYRLIPMVDFQQDGELLGRIRSIRKKFAQDMGFLPPVVHIRDNMDLPPARYRILMKGVEIGSGDAYPGRWLAINPGTAAGTLPGEQTIDPAFGLAAIWIESALKEQAQIQGYTVVEASTVVATHLNHLIGQFSAELFGRQEAQQLLDRVSQEMPKLTEDLVPGVLTLTTLHKVLQNLLDEKVPIRDMRTILETLAEHAPLQSDPHELTAVVRVALGRAITQQWFPGTGEVQVIGLDTPLERLLLQALQGGGGLEPGLADRLLAQTQEALARQEMLGAPPVLLVNHALRPLLSRFLRRSLNQLVVLSNLELSDNRHIRMTATIGGK
- a CDS encoding chemotaxis response regulator protein-glutamate methylesterase; translated protein: MSKIRVLSVDDSALMRQIMTEIINSHSDMEMVATAPDPLVARDLIKKYNPDVLTLDVEMPRMDGIDFLEKLMRLRPMPVVMVSSLTGKGSEITLRALELGAVDFVTKPQLGIREGMLAYSEMIAEKIRTASRAKLAAHTPTAVPATLKAGPLLSSEKLLVIGASTGGTEAIRHVLQPLPLSSPGILITQHMPPGFTRSFAERLNKLCQISVKEAEDGERVLPGHAYIAPGDKHMELARSGANYQIKIHDGPPVNRHRPSVDVLFHSVAKHAGRNAVGVILTGMGNDGAAGMLAMHQAGAWTIAQNEASCVVFGMPREAINMGGVSEVVDLSQVSQQMLAKISAGQAIRI
- a CDS encoding flagellar protein FlhE, yielding MRKWLMLLLFPLVAQAAGEGTWQASSIGVTLSNRGVAMSSRPLAPSEPVSGQMSLVVWNYTLIGPTPAGLQVRLCSQSRCTEIDGENGTTQAFNGVPAVEPLRFIWEVPGGGRLIPALKVQSNSVIVNYR
- the flhB gene encoding flagellar biosynthesis protein FlhB, encoding MAEENDDKTEAPTPHRLEKAREEGQIPRSRELTSLLILIVGVCIIWWGGESLARKLAGMLSAGLRFDHSMVNDPNLILSQIIQLIKGAMVALLPLITGVVLVALISPVMLGGLVFSTKSLQPKFSKLNPLSGIAKMFSAQTGAELLKAILKAALMGSAAGFYLWHNWPEMMRLISESPLTAMSNALNLVGLCALLVVLSIIPMVGFDVIFQLYSHFKKLRMSRQDIRDEYKQMEGDPHVKGRIRQMQRAAARRRMMEDVPKADVIVTNPTHYSVALQYDENKMSAPKVVAKGAGLIALRIREIGTENRVPILEAPPLARALYRHAEIGQQIPGQLYAAVAEVLAWVWQLKRWRLAGGQRPVKPENLPVPAALDFMNEKDTDG
- a CDS encoding MFS transporter; this encodes MKTRKIGLANYLAYGAGDFLGAGTTALTAAWLLYFYTTFCGLTPIEATFIFAAARVLDAVVSPLMGFLTDNFGTTWLGKRFGRRKFFILLGIPCVFSYSLMWVGEMSFWYYLLTYLVFDIVYTMILVPYETLVPEMTDDFKQKTKFSGARISMAQMSAILASFLPGILLTHFGKDNAISFFYASLVFSVLCALMLTFVWFFTWERPREEWSEAALRAEEEKKKLTLGQSLNRLFVELSSTLRIKIFRQHLGMYLGGYIAQDVFNAVFTYYVVFVLMQEASMASNLLGTMAIFQFLAVIGMIPLCIRFGPAPSYRMVVVLFGLASLSYAVLYYAGLSDVYALLLLISAVAGLGRGGINYVPWNTYTYIADVDEVITGQRREGIFAGIMTLTRKASQAGAVMLVGIVMQMSGFVSGQKTQPAEVSHTILLILSVGTLLVLFCGFLVSLRFRLNLQTHSTLREETAKMRASGHAMPEAATPHARATVEMLAGMPFESLWGNNNIGYLNRNKPAAPSLKGRAVLNSTYNRG
- the cheZ gene encoding protein phosphatase CheZ, with translation MMQPAMKPVEEHSPSDIIARIGSLTRMLRDSLRELGLDQAIAEAAEAIPDARDRLDYVVQMTAQAAERALNSVEASQPHQDAMEKGAKALTKRWDEWFENPIELADARELVTDTRQFLGDVPGHTSFTNAQLLDIMMAQDFQDLTGQVIKRMMDVIQEIERQLLMVLLENIPEPAARPKRENESLLNGPQLDATKAGVVASQDQVDDLLDSLGF
- the cheR gene encoding protein-glutamate O-methyltransferase CheR, yielding MTSPMPPGQTSLLLQMTQRLALSDAHFRRICQLIYQRAGIVLADHKRDMVYNRLVRRLRTLGLDDFGRYLSMLEANQNSAEWQAFINSLTTNLTAFFREAHHFPVLAEHARRRSGEYRVWSAAASTGEEPYSLAITLADTLGMAPGRWKVYASDIDTEVLEKARNGVYRQDELKTLSPQQLQRYFMRGTGPHEGLVRVRQELANCVEFAPVNLLDKQYNVPGPFDAIFCRNVMIYFDKTTQQDILRRFVPLLKPDGLLFAGHSENFSNLVREFSLRGQTVYALSKEKA
- the cheY gene encoding chemotaxis response regulator CheY, which encodes MADKELKFLVVDDFSTMRRIVRNLLKELGFNNVEEAEDGVDALNKLQAGGFGFVISDWNMPNMDGLELLKTIRADAGMASMPVLMVTAEAKKENIIAAAQAGASGYVVKPFTAATLEEKLGKIFEKLGM
- the tap gene encoding methyl-accepting chemotaxis protein IV; protein product: MLNRIRISTTLFLILILCGVLQVGSNGLSFWAFRDGYQNLQEVEASNQQRSALAQTRAVLLQASTALNKAGTLTALSYPPDDIKALMATARNSLKQADAQFKTFIAHDDVSEKGKALKAAMKKNFEQWHSDLDHQATWLENNQLSDFMTAPVQASQAAFDDSFNAWQQDINQFVQRAGESSRTSYHMSGVIFTVVVILAALLTGAALLWSRRMIVQPLAIISSHFDSIAKGDLARPVAVYGKNEISAIFASLKAMQGSLRETVSDVRQGSYAMHTGISEIAAGNNDLSSRTEQQAASLAQTAASMEQLTATVSQNADNARQASDLSKQAAMTAKKGGDQASHVASTMQDIAASSQKIGDIISVIDGIAFQTNILALNAAVEAARAGEQGRGFAVVAGEVRNLASRSANAAKEIKGLIEESVSRVQQGSALVDTAAKTMHEIVTSVTRVNDIMGEIASASDEQRRGIEQVAQAVSQMDQVTQQNASLVEEAAAATDQLASQADHLTGLVAVFNVKEHVEAVTEVGRSQAVPVVS